Proteins encoded together in one uncultured Desulfosarcina sp. window:
- a CDS encoding glycosyltransferase family 4 protein — translation MLTTMPNRYSTFSSEARQIEHMGAASIRRIALPYHQSGMADQSRAFLHFAREVRGFIHGRRYDAVFATSSRLATGFLGAWVARRYRVPLYLDIRDIFADTMEDVLNGSPLRVLLPAVKAVERYTLRSAATINVVSAGFLPYFKTRNPKKRFRCYPNGIDEGFLEYDFKKIHTPGVPKTILYAGNIGEGQGLHRIVPELARLAGDNWRMTIVGDGGRRRELERQIRRSGLTNIERLDPVPRGALMELYRKADVLFLHLNDYKAFKRVLPSKVFEYAATGKAMLAGVAGHAAGFIKKHIDNAAVFPPCDAAAGVLALHRLNFTPTPREAFISRYTRSTIMERMVDDMLHTFDRVV, via the coding sequence GTGTTGACCACAATGCCCAACCGTTACAGCACGTTTTCATCCGAAGCACGACAGATCGAGCATATGGGCGCCGCCAGCATTCGCCGCATCGCGCTTCCCTACCACCAAAGCGGCATGGCAGACCAGTCCCGAGCATTTCTTCACTTCGCACGGGAAGTGCGGGGATTCATTCATGGACGGCGCTACGATGCGGTTTTTGCAACGTCCTCGCGGTTGGCTACCGGGTTTCTGGGGGCCTGGGTCGCTCGGCGCTATCGCGTGCCGCTATACCTGGATATTCGCGACATCTTCGCCGATACCATGGAAGACGTTCTCAATGGATCTCCCTTGCGTGTGCTACTTCCCGCCGTCAAGGCCGTCGAAAGATACACCTTGCGGAGCGCTGCAACGATTAACGTGGTTTCCGCCGGTTTTTTGCCATATTTCAAAACACGCAATCCCAAAAAGCGCTTTCGTTGCTATCCCAACGGCATCGACGAAGGATTCCTGGAATATGATTTTAAAAAAATTCACACCCCTGGTGTTCCAAAAACGATCCTTTATGCAGGAAACATTGGCGAAGGACAGGGACTTCATCGCATTGTGCCCGAATTGGCCCGTTTGGCTGGTGACAACTGGCGGATGACGATTGTCGGCGACGGCGGCCGGCGGCGTGAATTGGAACGACAAATCCGGCGTTCCGGCCTTACCAACATCGAGCGCCTCGATCCTGTACCGCGCGGGGCGTTGATGGAACTTTACCGGAAAGCTGACGTCCTTTTCCTGCACCTCAATGACTACAAGGCCTTCAAACGCGTATTGCCCTCAAAGGTATTCGAGTATGCCGCCACGGGGAAAGCCATGTTGGCCGGCGTCGCAGGACATGCTGCGGGATTTATTAAAAAACACATCGACAATGCAGCCGTCTTTCCTCCCTGTGACGCCGCCGCGGGGGTTTTGGCCCTCCATCGGCTCAATTTCACGCCGACGCCGCGGGAGGCGTTCATTTCACGATACACGCGCAGTACCATCATGGAACGTATGGTGGATGACATGCTGCATACCTTTGATCGGGTCGTTTAG
- the wecB gene encoding UDP-N-acetylglucosamine 2-epimerase (non-hydrolyzing), with protein sequence MMKILSVVGARPNFMKIAPFVRAIKAHNRNSRLAIDHLLLHTGQHYDDKMSRSFFQALGIPEADINLGIGSGTHAEQVGQTMIAFEKVVRDRKPDWIVVVGDVNATCACSITAKKENVRLAHIEAGLRSGDMTMPEEVNRLVTDRLSDLLLTPDRLSSENLRCEGVPEEKIRFVGNIMIDTLEANLEKAAALEIRGIIHGNHFGPPPQIQTMDGLDDGFAVLTLHRPSNVDEKGILGPIVEFLVHEVTAEMPLLWTVHPRTANRLKEFDLLEKAVKCRNLVLLRPLGYHQMLRLNLEARMMLTDSGGLQEECCVLGTPCLTMRWNTERPITLKENGGASVLVGNEINRLRDVFRDTLRESRQPVRPELWDGKSAPRIVKAIVEAA encoded by the coding sequence ATGATGAAAATTTTATCCGTCGTCGGGGCACGACCCAATTTCATGAAGATTGCTCCTTTTGTGCGGGCCATCAAAGCTCACAACCGCAATAGCCGTCTGGCGATTGATCATCTCCTGTTACACACTGGGCAGCACTACGACGATAAGATGTCACGATCGTTCTTTCAGGCGCTGGGCATACCCGAAGCCGATATCAACTTAGGCATCGGGTCGGGCACACATGCCGAGCAGGTCGGCCAGACAATGATAGCGTTCGAGAAGGTGGTCCGGGACCGCAAGCCGGATTGGATTGTGGTGGTGGGCGATGTGAACGCCACCTGTGCCTGTTCGATTACGGCTAAAAAGGAAAACGTACGTCTGGCACATATCGAAGCCGGGCTGCGCTCCGGTGACATGACCATGCCCGAAGAAGTCAACCGACTGGTCACGGATCGGCTCTCCGACCTTCTGCTGACGCCGGATCGACTTTCCTCGGAAAACCTGCGCTGCGAAGGCGTGCCTGAAGAGAAAATACGCTTTGTCGGCAACATTATGATCGATACTCTGGAGGCCAATCTTGAAAAGGCCGCTGCCCTCGAAATCCGCGGGATTATCCATGGCAACCATTTTGGACCACCACCGCAGATTCAAACAATGGATGGTTTGGACGACGGGTTTGCCGTCCTGACCCTGCATCGGCCTTCCAATGTGGATGAAAAAGGGATTTTAGGCCCTATCGTGGAGTTTTTGGTCCATGAGGTGACAGCTGAAATGCCGTTGCTGTGGACGGTTCACCCACGAACGGCAAATCGCTTGAAGGAATTCGATTTGTTGGAAAAGGCTGTAAAATGTCGCAACTTGGTCCTGCTGCGCCCGCTTGGCTATCACCAAATGCTGCGCCTTAACCTGGAAGCGCGAATGATGCTCACGGACAGCGGTGGACTACAGGAAGAATGCTGTGTTTTGGGCACCCCTTGTCTCACCATGCGCTGGAATACGGAGCGACCGATCACATTGAAGGAAAACGGTGGCGCCAGTGTTTTGGTGGGTAATGAAATCAACCGATTGCGGGATGTCTTTCGCGATACATTGCGGGAATCGAGACAGCCAGTTCGACCGGAATTGTGGGATGGGAAGTCCGCCCCGCGTATTGTGAAGGCCATCGTCGAGGCGGCATGA
- a CDS encoding nucleoside-diphosphate sugar epimerase/dehydratase — protein MKTIRKNLFLIVVADAILISAALAGAYLIRFELKIPSFFRQNLFAFMPWMVGIKLVTFYIFRLYKGMWRYTSISDLLNIIKAASLSSLIVVAAILLNTRFVGFSRSVFIIDWFLTILLISGLRLSVRLFYERVSTDELSPSAFLTLMKSFSRKKEHEKKLIIIGAGNSGEKICREILNNPHLNYDIVGFFDDDTSKIGRAIHGVKIIGTVADLPAATIKTQADEILIAITSADGKQMRRIVDACKKTGVPFKTVPGYGELINGKLSVKAIRDVAYRDLLGREIVKLDEAGIESYLKDKTVLVTGAGGSIGSELCRQICRFRPRNIVLFERAESPLYHIELELKNNFAQVKVNPILGDILDFCQLDAVFTRFEPEVVFHAAAYKHVPMLEIQPWKAVENNIKGTANLLDASVRHHVERFVFVSTDKAVRPANIMGASKRIAELLIQCQPKLEDVHTHFSIVRFGNVLGSVGSVVPLFKKQIEQGGPVTVTHPEMTRYFMTIPEACQLILQAGALMGDDRVIVYVLDMGEPIKIADMAKDLIRLSGFEPDKDIQIEFIGLRPGEKLYEELITEGEGIVPTSHKKIMALKGTSCELSMLNGKIEQLFQAASGQDTDAIKALIKKIVVDYQPSTMAN, from the coding sequence ATGAAAACCATACGAAAGAACCTTTTCCTCATTGTTGTGGCGGATGCCATATTAATATCGGCTGCGTTGGCAGGCGCCTACTTGATCCGTTTTGAATTGAAGATTCCCTCTTTCTTTCGGCAAAATCTTTTTGCCTTCATGCCTTGGATGGTGGGAATCAAGTTGGTCACTTTTTATATTTTCAGGCTCTACAAGGGAATGTGGCGCTATACCAGCATCAGTGATCTACTAAATATCATCAAAGCCGCTTCACTCAGTTCTCTAATTGTTGTGGCCGCCATTCTCCTGAATACCCGGTTTGTCGGATTCTCGCGGTCGGTATTCATCATCGACTGGTTTTTGACCATCCTTTTGATATCCGGGCTCAGACTCAGCGTAAGGCTCTTTTATGAACGTGTCAGCACGGATGAATTATCTCCATCTGCCTTTTTAACGCTTATGAAGTCGTTTTCCAGAAAAAAGGAACACGAAAAAAAATTGATTATCATTGGCGCCGGCAATTCGGGAGAAAAAATCTGCCGGGAGATCCTCAATAACCCGCATTTGAATTACGACATTGTCGGTTTTTTCGACGACGATACCAGCAAAATCGGCAGAGCCATACATGGAGTGAAAATTATTGGAACCGTTGCAGATTTGCCTGCAGCGACAATAAAGACCCAGGCTGACGAGATATTGATCGCGATCACATCCGCAGACGGCAAACAAATGCGCCGGATTGTGGACGCCTGTAAGAAGACGGGCGTTCCCTTCAAGACTGTCCCGGGTTATGGCGAGTTAATCAATGGCAAGCTATCAGTAAAAGCCATACGGGATGTGGCCTACCGGGATCTGCTGGGCAGAGAGATCGTAAAATTGGATGAAGCCGGAATCGAATCGTATCTGAAAGACAAAACCGTTCTGGTCACAGGTGCAGGAGGCTCCATCGGATCCGAACTGTGCCGCCAGATTTGCCGATTCCGTCCACGGAACATCGTTCTTTTCGAACGTGCAGAAAGTCCCCTTTATCATATTGAATTGGAACTGAAGAACAACTTTGCGCAAGTCAAAGTAAATCCAATCCTTGGGGATATTTTAGATTTCTGCCAGCTTGATGCTGTTTTCACACGTTTCGAGCCTGAAGTCGTTTTCCATGCCGCAGCCTATAAACACGTTCCCATGCTGGAAATTCAACCCTGGAAGGCGGTGGAGAATAATATTAAAGGGACGGCCAATTTATTGGATGCGTCCGTTCGTCACCATGTCGAACGATTTGTTTTTGTTTCTACGGACAAAGCCGTACGTCCTGCCAATATTATGGGAGCCAGCAAACGAATTGCCGAATTGCTTATCCAATGCCAACCCAAACTGGAAGACGTACACACCCACTTTTCTATAGTCCGTTTCGGCAACGTTTTAGGCAGCGTCGGCAGTGTTGTACCGCTCTTTAAAAAACAAATCGAGCAAGGTGGACCGGTTACTGTCACGCATCCGGAAATGACACGCTATTTTATGACCATTCCCGAAGCCTGCCAATTAATTCTGCAGGCCGGGGCTTTAATGGGCGATGATCGTGTAATTGTATATGTCTTGGATATGGGCGAACCGATTAAGATTGCCGATATGGCAAAAGATCTCATACGGTTGTCCGGTTTCGAACCCGATAAGGATATCCAAATCGAGTTCATCGGTCTTCGCCCCGGTGAAAAATTATACGAAGAGTTGATCACTGAAGGGGAAGGCATTGTACCCACGAGCCACAAAAAAATTATGGCACTTAAAGGAACGTCTTGCGAACTTTCCATGCTAAACGGGAAAATTGAACAATTATTTCAAGCAGCTTCCGGGCAGGACACTGATGCCATAAAAGCACTGATTAAAAAAATTGTTGTGGACTACCAACCTTCGACCATGGCCAACTGA
- a CDS encoding alginate lyase family protein, with protein sequence MPDPGLYLRTLRHLKPVQIRYRLYYTLRRQYRRIFRFHYPMAIRATGYPLTLTQSLPNAPVWQGGNRFLFLNLKHNFGHAINWNFIGHGKLWAYHLNYFDFLRQDEMGKAEGLRLIYDFIRQSGRNREGMEPYPLSLRVVNWIKFLSRHQIQDKAIDASLFAQLYILMNNLEFHLMGNHLLENGFALLWGARYFNDDRLCATADEILQTELEEQVLPDGAHFELSPMYHAIMLERVLDAVNLLQNTGDTTGQLLPLLSQKAALMMGWLNQFSFASGEFPLFNDCSSGMAADTKALQDYAACLKIQADQVPLCASGYRILKTRHCELSVDAGPIGPAYLPAHGHCDMLSFVLMVDGDPYLVDTGVSTYETGPRRQYERSTAAHNTVTMDGTEQSEIWGSFRVGRRAKIDILKDTSDQVIAQHNGFASVHRRRFSTRPQDITIEDWLLPGGKGIARFHFTLHRKVILEDDQLICDALCMRFSKRCNVWLESYQYAVGFNRLATGDCVCVAFNDHLLTEIDIKT encoded by the coding sequence ATGCCTGATCCCGGCCTTTACCTTCGCACCTTGCGCCATCTCAAGCCTGTTCAGATTCGCTACCGGCTTTATTACACACTTCGCAGGCAATACAGGCGCATCTTCCGGTTCCACTATCCCATGGCGATCCGTGCCACCGGATACCCCCTTACGTTGACACAATCCCTGCCTAACGCACCCGTTTGGCAGGGTGGCAACCGGTTTCTCTTTCTCAATCTGAAGCATAATTTCGGTCATGCCATCAATTGGAATTTCATTGGGCACGGCAAGTTATGGGCCTACCATCTCAATTATTTCGATTTTTTGCGGCAGGACGAAATGGGCAAGGCAGAAGGCCTGCGCTTGATTTACGATTTTATTCGGCAGTCCGGTCGCAATCGAGAGGGGATGGAACCGTATCCACTCAGTTTACGGGTAGTCAACTGGATCAAGTTTCTATCGCGTCACCAAATCCAAGACAAAGCCATTGACGCATCGCTTTTCGCCCAACTCTACATTCTAATGAATAATCTTGAATTCCACCTGATGGGCAACCATCTGTTGGAAAACGGATTTGCCTTGCTCTGGGGGGCGCGCTATTTCAACGATGATCGGTTGTGCGCAACCGCAGACGAAATATTGCAAACCGAACTTGAAGAACAGGTCCTTCCGGACGGGGCCCACTTTGAACTGAGTCCAATGTACCATGCCATCATGCTTGAGCGCGTGTTGGACGCTGTCAACCTGCTGCAGAATACCGGAGATACAACAGGGCAATTGCTGCCGCTGCTGAGCCAAAAAGCCGCCCTTATGATGGGATGGTTGAATCAGTTTTCGTTTGCCAGTGGAGAGTTCCCGTTGTTCAATGACTGTAGTTCCGGCATGGCTGCGGATACTAAGGCATTGCAGGACTATGCTGCTTGTTTGAAGATTCAAGCCGACCAGGTTCCGCTATGTGCCAGCGGCTATCGAATCCTGAAGACGAGACACTGCGAACTGTCGGTAGACGCGGGCCCCATCGGCCCGGCGTATCTTCCGGCGCACGGACACTGCGACATGTTGAGCTTCGTACTGATGGTGGACGGCGATCCCTATCTTGTCGATACCGGCGTCAGCACCTATGAGACCGGACCGCGCCGACAATACGAACGCAGTACCGCTGCACACAATACCGTCACGATGGATGGCACTGAGCAAAGCGAGATCTGGGGAAGTTTCCGGGTCGGCCGACGGGCCAAGATCGACATACTGAAAGATACTTCGGACCAAGTGATTGCCCAGCACAATGGTTTCGCCTCCGTACACCGCCGCCGTTTTTCAACCCGGCCACAAGACATTACCATCGAAGATTGGCTGCTGCCGGGTGGAAAAGGGATTGCCCGATTTCATTTCACACTGCACAGAAAGGTCATCCTGGAAGACGATCAACTCATCTGCGACGCGCTTTGCATGCGGTTTTCAAAGCGTTGCAACGTATGGCTCGAATCTTATCAGTACGCAGTCGGCTTCAATCGTTTGGCAACAGGCGATTGTGTCTGTGTTGCATTCAACGATCATCTTTTGACTGAAATAGACATTAAAACGTAA
- a CDS encoding sugar transferase has protein sequence MNSFPSVNNALRYKTIKRAFDLALGMLLLSVLAPLMIPIAITIRWTSPGPAIYWSWRVGACNRWFRMPKFRTMHQGTPSVATHLMRDPERFVTPIGRFLRKTSLDELPQLISVINGNMSFVGPRPALFNQDDLVALRTEKGVHRLVPGITGWAQINGRDELPIPAKVELDDFYLRHCSFALDVKILSMTVFSVAGSKGITH, from the coding sequence GTGAATTCGTTTCCTTCAGTGAATAATGCCCTGCGCTACAAGACCATCAAGCGGGCGTTCGACCTTGCATTGGGGATGTTGCTATTAAGCGTTTTGGCCCCGTTAATGATCCCTATCGCCATTACCATAAGATGGACCTCGCCCGGCCCTGCCATCTATTGGTCCTGGAGGGTCGGTGCTTGTAATCGTTGGTTTCGTATGCCCAAGTTCCGCACCATGCATCAAGGGACGCCCAGCGTCGCCACGCACTTGATGAGGGATCCGGAGCGATTCGTCACTCCCATCGGTCGCTTTTTGCGAAAAACGAGTTTGGACGAACTGCCGCAATTGATCAGTGTGATCAATGGGAACATGAGTTTTGTCGGACCACGTCCGGCCCTTTTCAACCAGGACGATCTGGTAGCGCTACGGACGGAGAAAGGTGTACATCGCTTGGTGCCCGGAATTACGGGATGGGCCCAGATCAACGGACGTGATGAATTGCCGATTCCGGCTAAAGTTGAACTGGATGATTTTTACCTCAGACATTGCAGTTTTGCTTTGGACGTGAAAATCCTGTCTATGACTGTTTTCAGTGTCGCTGGAAGCAAAGGTATTACACATTAG
- a CDS encoding protein GlmU has protein sequence MPNNRSQRIDVLTLKDILIPSPNSIEIDDSIDTDRISGNDTVIHAGCRLFGSQTLICDGVELGAEVPVTIKNCFVGPNVKLKGGYFENCVFLEGAEAGSGAHVRAGTIFEEQASIAHTVGLKQTILFPFVTLGSLINFCDCLMAGGTSRKNHSEVGSSYIHFNYTPNQDKATASLIGDVPNGVMLNQNPIFLGGQGGLVGPCRIAYGTVIAAGSIYRKDVLKPDHLVFEGGGRGGSVPYTTGIYRAVKRQATNNIVYMANLFALMAWYTHIRGLFVGERFPKALYQGLIDTLKTAIDERTKRFSAFCEKLQHSLQLYEKQMGDSASGKLVQQKKELIANQNLVVERIGENLAQIETYANPKFISIIEKKIAVCDPVYIDVIKSLDHVQAQLGTQWLQQIVERMVAQMLDLFPSLR, from the coding sequence ATGCCCAATAACCGATCGCAAAGAATTGATGTCCTGACTCTAAAAGACATCCTCATTCCATCACCGAATAGCATTGAAATCGACGATTCGATTGATACGGACCGCATAAGCGGCAATGACACGGTAATCCACGCCGGCTGCAGACTCTTCGGCAGCCAAACCCTGATCTGCGATGGCGTCGAACTGGGCGCCGAGGTGCCCGTTACCATTAAAAACTGCTTTGTCGGTCCCAATGTCAAGCTTAAGGGCGGCTATTTCGAAAACTGTGTTTTTCTGGAAGGCGCCGAAGCCGGAAGCGGGGCTCACGTGCGCGCCGGCACCATTTTCGAAGAGCAGGCCAGCATCGCCCATACGGTGGGACTCAAGCAGACCATCCTGTTTCCCTTTGTTACCTTGGGTAGCCTGATCAATTTCTGCGACTGCCTGATGGCAGGAGGAACCAGTCGCAAGAATCACAGCGAAGTGGGCAGCTCCTATATCCATTTCAACTATACGCCCAATCAGGACAAGGCCACGGCGTCACTGATCGGCGACGTGCCCAACGGGGTGATGCTCAACCAGAATCCCATTTTTCTGGGAGGGCAGGGCGGTCTGGTGGGACCTTGTCGTATTGCTTACGGCACCGTTATCGCAGCCGGTTCAATCTACCGCAAGGATGTACTTAAGCCGGATCACTTGGTCTTCGAAGGCGGGGGCAGGGGAGGCAGCGTTCCCTACACCACCGGCATTTACCGGGCGGTCAAGCGACAGGCGACGAACAATATCGTCTACATGGCCAACCTGTTCGCTCTGATGGCCTGGTACACCCACATTCGAGGCCTGTTTGTCGGCGAACGATTCCCAAAGGCCCTTTACCAGGGATTGATCGATACCCTGAAAACCGCCATTGATGAACGCACCAAACGGTTTTCCGCCTTTTGCGAAAAACTTCAACATTCATTACAGTTGTACGAGAAGCAGATGGGCGACAGCGCTTCCGGCAAACTCGTTCAACAGAAAAAAGAGTTGATTGCCAACCAAAACCTTGTCGTCGAGCGGATCGGGGAAAATCTCGCTCAAATCGAAACGTACGCCAACCCGAAGTTTATATCCATAATCGAGAAAAAGATCGCGGTGTGCGACCCTGTCTACATCGATGTGATTAAAAGCCTCGATCATGTACAGGC
- a CDS encoding SDR family oxidoreductase, producing MTAEKILITGATGFIGRRLIRAAAKQSYAVQPVSRSRGDADGVVVGDIGPRTDWSGALKGIAVVVHLAARVHQMSNGAADVLDDYRAVNTLGTERFASQAAAAGVRRFVFLSTVKVNGESTRAGRAFSEKDDPNPGDAYARSKIEAEQRLQDIGRQSRMEVVTIRPPLVYGPGVKANFLTMLHWLAKGIPLPLGAIHNHRSLVALDNLVDFILTCSRHPAAANQTFFVADGKDLSTTALLEAAAAAMHRPARLFPVPAGILELGAALLGKQAIARRLCDSLQVDSRKARNVLGWRPPISVEAGIQQTVDWYLNTAK from the coding sequence ATGACCGCAGAAAAAATACTGATCACCGGCGCCACAGGGTTTATCGGACGTCGCCTGATACGGGCAGCCGCCAAGCAGAGCTATGCTGTGCAGCCAGTTTCGCGTTCCCGCGGTGATGCGGATGGCGTGGTCGTTGGTGATATTGGTCCCCGAACCGATTGGAGCGGTGCTTTGAAAGGGATTGCCGTCGTGGTTCACCTGGCGGCGCGTGTCCACCAGATGTCGAATGGGGCCGCCGATGTGTTGGACGATTACCGCGCCGTCAACACCCTGGGAACAGAACGATTCGCTTCACAGGCCGCCGCTGCAGGTGTTCGAAGGTTCGTCTTTTTAAGCACCGTCAAGGTCAACGGCGAGTCTACCCGGGCTGGGCGCGCTTTTTCCGAAAAGGACGATCCCAACCCTGGAGATGCCTATGCACGATCCAAAATCGAAGCCGAGCAGAGACTGCAGGATATCGGCCGCCAGTCTCGGATGGAAGTTGTCACCATTCGTCCTCCGCTGGTCTACGGTCCTGGGGTCAAAGCCAATTTTCTGACAATGCTGCACTGGCTGGCAAAGGGTATCCCATTGCCATTGGGCGCTATTCACAACCACCGCAGTCTGGTGGCCCTTGACAACCTTGTGGATTTCATATTGACCTGCAGTCGCCACCCGGCCGCCGCCAATCAGACTTTTTTCGTTGCCGACGGCAAAGACCTGTCGACCACCGCACTTCTTGAAGCAGCCGCTGCCGCCATGCATCGGCCGGCCCGGCTGTTTCCGGTACCGGCCGGCATCCTGGAACTTGGTGCGGCCCTGCTGGGCAAGCAGGCCATTGCCCGGCGCCTGTGCGATTCGCTGCAAGTGGACAGCCGCAAGGCGCGCAATGTGTTGGGCTGGCGACCGCCGATCAGCGTCGAAGCAGGTATTCAACAAACGGTTGACTGGTATTTGAACACTGCGAAATGA